The genome window CCCCTGCCCTATTCCGGGGCAGTTCTCTGCAGTCTTTTTCCACACATCTTCATTTCTCAAATTTTTAAACCAGAAAGGGAATGACCTGCACTGCACCGGTCTGACAGGATAAATCCTGCATCCTTTATCAAAAAAAATACATCTGCCGTCATCAAACTCCCTGACAACAACGCCATGTTCACCTGTTTTCAGATATTTGGAAAACAAGTCTTGTTTGGAAATATTTAAAAATTCCGAAATCCTTTTAACATCTTCTCTGCTTACCCTTACAATACCCGGAGCTCCTGTACAGCATGCTCCGCATTGTTTACATGAGAATCTTAACCCCTGTTCAAAAAAATATCTGTTTTTATCTGCTTTTAACTTATCAGTCATTTATATTCCGGCAAACTTTCTTACTGCATCGGAAAATCCGTTTTCATTGTTGCTTTTTACAACAGTGTATAAATTCTTAAGAAGAGGAATTCCGTTTGATACAACTGCGGACTTTTCTGTCCATTTGAGAAGATCAATATCATTGTAGTCATTCCCAATACCAAAAGTAGTTTTTTGTTCAATACCTATAAACTTACACAGCCATTCGGCTGCACTGCTTTTTGACACCTCAGGAGGAAATATCTCAATCCATATTGACTCTCCGTCAAGCGGGGATGTGCTTCTGATTATGTGAGTCCCTTTCAGCTCATCTGTTATAGAAAAGTAGCGATCCTCATCATTTGGAATAATCACAATAAACTGACATGCCGGCCCGAATTTTTCAGCTCTGCCGTTTAAGGGCTCTGCATAATCTTCGTAAAGAGCAACTCTTGCAGAAAAATCCGTTTCTTCTCTTCCCGAATAAAAATATTTAAATGCATGATTTTCAGGAACAGGATAATGTACAAAAAAATCAACATTCATTTTGATTAGTTTATCAATCATTGTCTCAACATAATCAGGATGCATTGAATGCTTTTTAAGAATTTTTCCGGTTTTCCAGTCCATTATTCCTGCACCGGAAGAAAAAATTAAGAAATCAATGGGGAAATCATTCGAAACAACATTTGAAAATGAAAAATAGGATCTTCCTGTGGCAACAACTCTTGTAACACTGTTTTCACCCAAGCTGATAAGAGTATTCCAATCCCGCCTGCTGACAGCTCTGTCAGATCTAAAAAGCGTACCGTCGAAATCAGTCAGTATCATTTTTATATTAGAATTTTTCATTCTACTCCTGATTAGGAAGGTAAAAAACAGCGTCTTTAAATTAAAAAATATAATAAACTTAAGATATTATAAAACATACTGCAATCTGAAAATCTCCGCCCGGAAATGGATGTAGAAATGTTCGCCTACAGCAGCGGGGATTTGTGACAAGTATCTACCCTACCTTACTACAGCAATTTTACCCTTCCTTATCACATTACTACCCTGCAGAATATAATAAATATATACCCCTGACGCTACCTGCTCTCCGATGTTTCCAATACCGTTCCATGAATAAAAATCAAAATCAGGTAAACACATTTTTTGATTTTTATACACAAGAAAACCTGAAGGTGTTATAATCCTCAATACACACAAACCCTCCTTATCAGAAAGAAAAGGAATAGTTAATAGGCTGCCTGAACCGGGGTTAAAAGGATTTGGAAAACTTTTTGGTAAATTCTCTTCTGAAAGCGGTTTTGCACCTTCAAATACTTCCGCATTGTTTACATATCCTTCAGAGCTGTAATCAACAGATCCGCATTTCCATATCTGAGGATTATCAGACACAATACCGGCACTTGCATAATTGCCTACTGGAGTTAAAAACGGAGACTTTGAATAACGTGAAATTTTCAGATATGCCGAATCCGAAGCTGAGTATGTGCTTCTTCTTATATTAAGAGGTATAAGCATACAGCTTTCACCATTGCCATCAATGAATTTATAGTATGCAGCACCTGTTCCCACGATATTTACAGAAAACGCAGTATCACCTGACAAAGTAAAAATTCTATCTGCACGCTGCTGAGGATATAAATCGCCTTCAGGATAGAAACGTGCAGTATCAGACATAGGCCCTGTAGTAGCATTCCACGTATAGAACAGAGATAATTCATCGTTAAACGAGGAACCATGGGTTTTAAGAGTTTTATCAATAGCATCAATCACAGGCAAGGTTACAATATTTTCCCATATTGACGGGACTAAGTGTTTATCTCCGAATCTTTTACTCAAATAGTGAAACCACAGGCACTCTCCGTACATCCTCATTCCGGAATTATAACTAAAGCTGTAATTTGAGCCCCTAAAAAATTCCGGCAAATAATATATATAATCATTAACATAATCATAAACAACATCTTCCATCCACGTTGCACAGGCTTCCATTAAAAATATATCGGTATCACGGAAATTGTACCCGAACTGAATAACATGATTAAATTCGTGTGCAGTTGTGACCCGCATCCCTTTAATACCCTTTGTGTTCGTCTCCTTATAGTCATTATCAATTACTATGTAGGTTATCCAGCCTCCTCCTGATCTGTCTGAATAACTCGTGTAACCGTAAAATCCATTTAAATCCATAATGTAAACATCCCATTCAGGGCCGTCAATATTGTTATCATCCGGAGGCGATTTAAAACCCATATTTTCGACTTCAACATGAAAAGAATAATCAAGGCTGTATGCTGTCTCCTCAACATAGTCGGGAACACCTGAATTATCTAAATCTGCATTAGAAACACTGCTTGAATCACTCTGCTCTGTAGTATAGTGTATCTTAAACAGCTTTTGCGGACTTACAAAACTATTCGGCAGCACAGGCCTGCTTAATATTTTGGAAACTATTTTTCTCTGGCTTGATGAGAATTCATTCCTGTGAAGATAAATTTGATGCATAAGCTGAGTTCCGCATTTAACAGGTTCCTCTTTATATGCTTTTAAATATTCAGGCAGAAATCCGGGTTCAAACATTCTTACTGCTTTAAAGTACAGAGCATCTGTTGCTGAGATATTGCCCTGCTGCATCTCTTGATTAAGCTTTGCCTCAAACGTCTGAGAGAATAAATTCTTAGTAAAAATAATTATAACCACAGCATACAGAAGGTATTTCATTATTAATTCTTTCTAAATGTTATTGATATCGGTACACCTCTGAATCCAAATCGTGACCTGATTTGATTTTCCAGAAATCTTGCATAATTTTTACTTACAAGTTTCGGATAATTTGAGAAAAAGACAAACCTTGGAGGGCTTGCATCAGGCTGAGTTCCGTAAAGCACGCGAATACGTTTTCCGCGCACTGCAGGATGCTGATAGTAACGATTAAGTTCAGCAAGCATTTGATTCAGTTCATGGCTGGAAACTCTCTTTTTACGCTCATTTGCAACTTCAATTACACCTTTTATAACCTGATTGATTTTAAACTTTGTTTTACAGGACACACGTAAAAGCGGTACGTATTCGAATCCTCTCAATCTGATAAAGGAATCCATAGCTTCCCGCGATTTATCTTCATCATTTCTTACAAGATCCCATTTATTCACAACAAGCACAACACCCTTTCTGGACTCTACTATACTTTTTAATATATGCATATCCTGTGAAGTTATACCTTCTTCTGCATCTGTAAAAAGGCAGGCGACATCACTTCTTTTAATTGCGCTCTGTGTCCTTATGTTGCTGTAATATTCAACGCTCTTTTTAACGCGGGCTTTTTTTCTCAGGCCGGCTGTATCAACCATAATAAACCTGTACCCCTTTATATTTGTATAAGAATCAATTGCATCTCTCGTTGTCCCGGGCTGATCTGTTACAACATGCCTGTCTTCTCCGATTATAGTATTAATAAATGTTGATTTGCCAACATTAGGCCTTCCGACAACTGCAAGGCGTATTTCATTCTCATGCGAAGGGATTTCTTTATAATCGCAGTTCTCAATCTCTTGTGCAACAATAGTGAGCATATCACCCACACCTCTGCCGATTAATGCTGATATAGATATAGGGTCGCCAAGCCCCATCTTGGTAAAGACTGCAATTTCCGATTCTCTTAATTCATTATCAACTTTATTAACAACAAGTATACATGGTTTTTTGCTCTTTCTAAGCTGCCTGGCAACATCATCGTCAATATCTGTAATGCCTGTTGTAACGTCAGTAAGAAATATAATTACATCCGCCTCATTTACAGCATGCTGAGCCTGTTCCGTAACCTTCTCTTCAATTACATCTGCAGATTTCGGTACAAATCCTCCTGTATCAATAACAGTAAATTCTTGTCCTATCCACTCGGCATCTGCATAATTTCTGTCTCTTGTTATACCCGGCTGATCATCAACAATTGCTTCACGTCGTTTAATCACCCTGTTAAACAGAGTAGATTTGCCTACATTCGGCCTTCCCACAATTGCCACTACAGGCTTATTCATAAATTTCCCCACATCTCTGCAAAATTATCAACCGGTATAACATTTTTACCAGTTGCTTTTTCAACATCACCGATATTCAGGTTATCAAGAAAAAGTCCCTTATTGTTTATTGTTTTCCCCGGAATCACCAATGTATCCGCATCTGTATTTTCCCCTGCATTTATAAAATCTTTTCCGCACAGCAAGCCGGAAACAGTGACATCGGGCCCGTAAAGAGAATTTTCAGAAGCATGCATTTTTACACTAAGGTTTTTAATTTTGTTAAGTTCTTTAATAACATGCTTTTCAAGTATTGATACAGCCAGCTTTCCTGTAATAATTAATACACTCTTTTCTTTTTCAATAATTTTTGGAAATTGTTTTTTCTCTTCCCTGAAATTATCAATAAAATCCCTCACAAGCCCCACTCCGTTTTCTATCTGCCAGAACTCTCCGTAATGGAATTTATCAGGTAATTTCTCTCCGGCTTTAAGATAAAACTCATCACTGAAATAGACAAACGATTCCTTGAATTTTTTAATAAATTTTTTCTGATTCTTTCTTCCATTTTTCAGAATCTCACGTGCAATATTTTCATTAACTCTTTTAAGCGGTGGAAGTTTTGCTCTGTGAGACGTAAGGCCTACCGGTACAACTGCGAGAGATCTGAAATCAGGATAATATTTTGACAAAGATTCAATAGTATTTTGCAAAATTTCTTCGTCATTAATTCCGGGGCATAAAACTATCTGTCCGTGAAGCTCAATATTGTTTGATGTTAAGAATTTTATCTTCTCTAACAGATGATCGTCCTTCTTAAGGCCAAGCATTTTTTCCCTTACATCAGGATCAACAGCATGCACAGATATGTAAAGGGGAGAAAGCCTCTGCTCTGCAATTCTTTCCATATCATGCTTTGTTATATTTGTTAAAGTAACAAAATTTCCATGCAGAAAA of bacterium contains these proteins:
- a CDS encoding YkgJ family cysteine cluster protein — protein: MTDKLKADKNRYFFEQGLRFSCKQCGACCTGAPGIVRVSREDVKRISEFLNISKQDLFSKYLKTGEHGVVVREFDDGRCIFFDKGCRIYPVRPVQCRSFPFWFKNLRNEDVWKKTAENCPGIGQGELFSFEEILELIDYSVK
- a CDS encoding DUF512 domain-containing protein; the protein is MNKRELIVLKTDKGSVSEKAGIKPYDVIKSINGNRVEDVLDFHFYSIEDNLSIELKRENQKVVVNIDDSSNLGIEFCPMKPRRCGNSCIFCFVDQNPPGLRKNLYFKDEDYRYSFLHGNFVTLTNITKHDMERIAEQRLSPLYISVHAVDPDVREKMLGLKKDDHLLEKIKFLTSNNIELHGQIVLCPGINDEEILQNTIESLSKYYPDFRSLAVVPVGLTSHRAKLPPLKRVNENIAREILKNGRKNQKKFIKKFKESFVYFSDEFYLKAGEKLPDKFHYGEFWQIENGVGLVRDFIDNFREEKKQFPKIIEKEKSVLIITGKLAVSILEKHVIKELNKIKNLSVKMHASENSLYGPDVTVSGLLCGKDFINAGENTDADTLVIPGKTINNKGLFLDNLNIGDVEKATGKNVIPVDNFAEMWGNL
- a CDS encoding HAD family phosphatase, which produces MKNSNIKMILTDFDGTLFRSDRAVSRRDWNTLISLGENSVTRVVATGRSYFSFSNVVSNDFPIDFLIFSSGAGIMDWKTGKILKKHSMHPDYVETMIDKLIKMNVDFFVHYPVPENHAFKYFYSGREETDFSARVALYEDYAEPLNGRAEKFGPACQFIVIIPNDEDRYFSITDELKGTHIIRSTSPLDGESIWIEIFPPEVSKSSAAEWLCKFIGIEQKTTFGIGNDYNDIDLLKWTEKSAVVSNGIPLLKNLYTVVKSNNENGFSDAVRKFAGI
- the der gene encoding ribosome biogenesis GTPase Der is translated as MNKPVVAIVGRPNVGKSTLFNRVIKRREAIVDDQPGITRDRNYADAEWIGQEFTVIDTGGFVPKSADVIEEKVTEQAQHAVNEADVIIFLTDVTTGITDIDDDVARQLRKSKKPCILVVNKVDNELRESEIAVFTKMGLGDPISISALIGRGVGDMLTIVAQEIENCDYKEIPSHENEIRLAVVGRPNVGKSTFINTIIGEDRHVVTDQPGTTRDAIDSYTNIKGYRFIMVDTAGLRKKARVKKSVEYYSNIRTQSAIKRSDVACLFTDAEEGITSQDMHILKSIVESRKGVVLVVNKWDLVRNDEDKSREAMDSFIRLRGFEYVPLLRVSCKTKFKINQVIKGVIEVANERKKRVSSHELNQMLAELNRYYQHPAVRGKRIRVLYGTQPDASPPRFVFFSNYPKLVSKNYARFLENQIRSRFGFRGVPISITFRKN